Below is a window of Shumkonia mesophila DNA.
AAGGTTTCGGGATTGAAGACGGCGGCCCCGGCGAACGGCCCGGCCAGCCCCGTGGCCACGAAGGCCGCCGCAGCCAGCGCGGCACGCAGTCCCGATCCCAGGCGCGAAAACGGCTTCATCGAATTCCTTTCGTGCGGCGTTGACGGCAATGGCTTGGATATGGGGTCTGATCCCCCGACGGCAAGCGCCCGGCCATCCTTCCTGCCTTCGCCGAAGCGAAGCCGCTTCGGCTTCGCGCAGGCAGGCGACACGGCCTCCTTATCCCGACCCGCGCCGCTTGAGCGGCGCGGGTCGAAAGATGGGCCGTGGCCGTCGCCTCAGAAAATACCTTCGAGAAGGCTGCGCTTCTTGCGGGAAATAATCGGCACGTCGCCCTTGTTGAGAGGCTGGCCCAGGGCCTTGGCCTCCTGGATGCGCTTGGTTTCCTTGCCGGGATCGACCGCCTCCCCGTAAGGCTCGGGGTCGCGCCAGAAGATCAGCTTATCGGTAAACGTGCGGCTCTCGGCGGCCAGCACCGAGGTCTCGCGGTCGACCTCGACGCGAATGTTGGGATCGGCTTCGTTGGCCCGAAGGTCGCGCAGCAAGGCCATCACGGCGACCTCGTCGGGTCCGACCCGCGAAACCGGCTGCCTGGGCGCCGCCCGGGTACCGGTCAACGCGCTCTGCGCCTCGTCGCGCGGCATCACCAGATTCGGGCGGTCGCTGCCCGGTTCGGGGGGCCTGAGGCCATAATTGGGCGGCAGGCTCAGCGGCGCGCGCGAATAGACGGCAAACTCGTCGGGCGACCTCTTGTTGAGGCCGAGCATGCCCCGCGTCTGCTCGCAGCCCCCCAACCCAATGGCCGCACAAACGGCAACAATTGTCCACAGTGTTCGGCTCATCATGGTTCGCTCGCTTGGTTCGTCGCCTTATTTTTAGGCTTTTCCGGCCGGCTAAACAAGGCATCCGCCAGCAATAGAACGGCGCCGATGGTAATGCCCGAGTCGGCGACGTTGAAGGCCGGCCAATGGTAACCGGCGACGTGGAAATCCAGAAAGTCGGCAACCGCGCCGAAACGCACGCGATCGACCGCATTGCCGAGCGCGCCGCCGACGATGAGGCCGATGGCGATGCCGACGAGCCGGCTCTCGGCCCGCCACATCCAGACCACCAGCACGGCGGCGATCACCAGCGCCAAGCCCGTGAAGATCCAGGCATTGTAGGCACTGTCCTGATTGAACATGCCGAAGCTGACACCGCGATTCCACCCCATCACCAGGTTGAAGAAGGGGGTCACCGGCAGAACGCGGGGCGGCCGCATGACGGATTCGAGAATCCACCACTTGGTCGCCTGATCGAGCCCAAAGACCAGAAGCACCATGCCAATCCCCAGCCGGACTACGCTCTTGGATCGCATGGCGTCCTCCCGTTTCCGCTTTCGCCGGTCAGGTCAGCGGCTCCGGATGCTTGTGCACGGCGTCGGCACAGCGGCCGCAGACGTCAGGGTAGGTGG
It encodes the following:
- the lspA gene encoding signal peptidase II — translated: MRSKSVVRLGIGMVLLVFGLDQATKWWILESVMRPPRVLPVTPFFNLVMGWNRGVSFGMFNQDSAYNAWIFTGLALVIAAVLVVWMWRAESRLVGIAIGLIVGGALGNAVDRVRFGAVADFLDFHVAGYHWPAFNVADSGITIGAVLLLADALFSRPEKPKNKATNQASEP
- a CDS encoding DUF3035 domain-containing protein, with the translated sequence MMSRTLWTIVAVCAAIGLGGCEQTRGMLGLNKRSPDEFAVYSRAPLSLPPNYGLRPPEPGSDRPNLVMPRDEAQSALTGTRAAPRQPVSRVGPDEVAVMALLRDLRANEADPNIRVEVDRETSVLAAESRTFTDKLIFWRDPEPYGEAVDPGKETKRIQEAKALGQPLNKGDVPIISRKKRSLLEGIF